One Burkholderia sp. PAMC 26561 genomic window carries:
- a CDS encoding Hsp70 family protein, with amino-acid sequence MTYCAIDFGTSNSAVALPDGASIRLAPVEGNATTLPTAVFFNTDEDEQTYGRAALEAYIDGFDGRLMRSMKSILGSPLAETSTDLGDGSAIRYVDVITLFLQHLKQKAQAVSSTPITRAVLGRPVFFVDDDPRADQLAQNQLQAAAQAIGLTDIHFQYEPIAAAFDYEASLTKEALVLVADIGGGTSDFSLVRVGPERAEKLSRKDDVLAHYGVHVAGTDFDRRVELATILRELGYQSIAPEGREVPNRVYFDLATWHLINTVYGPKRVGELQLMRHLYSDQRHHDRLMRVVDRRLGHALASHAEAAKIDVAAGGETTIGMEEVEEALRIGFTAQQLVDAGLEETRRIAQAAEETVRRAGVAPADVSAVYFTGGSTGLSFLSQSISSAFPAAEAVFGDRLASVATGLGIYARRLFG; translated from the coding sequence ATGACTTATTGCGCGATCGATTTCGGCACGTCGAACTCAGCGGTCGCTTTGCCTGACGGGGCATCGATCCGGCTTGCTCCGGTCGAAGGCAACGCCACCACGCTGCCTACCGCTGTGTTTTTCAACACTGACGAGGACGAGCAGACCTACGGGCGCGCGGCGCTCGAGGCTTATATCGACGGTTTTGACGGCCGTTTGATGCGCTCCATGAAAAGTATTCTCGGCTCGCCGCTCGCCGAGACCAGCACGGATCTCGGCGACGGTTCCGCGATTCGCTACGTCGATGTCATCACGCTGTTCCTCCAGCACCTGAAGCAGAAGGCGCAAGCCGTGTCGAGCACGCCGATCACCCGCGCCGTGCTCGGCCGCCCGGTATTTTTCGTCGATGACGACCCGCGCGCCGATCAACTCGCCCAGAACCAGTTGCAGGCTGCGGCACAGGCCATTGGCCTCACGGACATCCACTTCCAGTACGAACCGATCGCGGCGGCTTTCGACTACGAGGCGAGTCTCACGAAAGAAGCGCTGGTCCTGGTCGCGGACATTGGCGGCGGGACGTCGGACTTCTCGCTAGTGCGAGTCGGGCCGGAGCGCGCTGAAAAGTTGTCGCGTAAAGACGACGTGCTCGCGCATTACGGCGTGCACGTGGCTGGTACGGACTTCGACCGGCGCGTCGAACTTGCAACGATCCTGCGCGAACTCGGCTACCAGTCGATTGCGCCGGAAGGCCGCGAAGTGCCGAATCGCGTTTATTTCGATCTCGCAACGTGGCATTTGATCAACACGGTCTACGGGCCGAAACGCGTGGGCGAACTGCAATTGATGCGGCATCTCTACAGCGATCAGCGGCATCACGACCGGCTGATGCGCGTTGTCGACCGGCGCCTGGGCCATGCGCTGGCATCGCACGCGGAAGCCGCGAAGATCGATGTCGCCGCGGGCGGCGAGACCACCATCGGCATGGAGGAGGTCGAAGAGGCGCTGCGCATCGGCTTTACGGCGCAACAACTCGTCGATGCAGGGCTGGAAGAAACGCGCCGGATTGCGCAAGCCGCCGAGGAGACGGTGCGTCGCGCGGGCGTTGCTCCAGCCGATGTAAGCGCGGTCTACTTCACGGGCGGTTCCACCGGCCTCAGCTTTCTTTCGCAGTCGATATCGAGCGCATTTCCCGCAGCCGAGGCCGTTTTCGGCGATCGTCTCGCGAGCGTTGCAACCGGACTCGGAATCTATGCGCGGCGGCTATTCGGTTAA
- a CDS encoding cold-shock protein: METGTVKWFNDAKGFGFITPDGGGEDLFAHFSEIRTEGFKTLQENQKVTFEVKTGPKGKQAANIKPA; this comes from the coding sequence ATGGAAACCGGTACCGTCAAGTGGTTCAATGACGCAAAGGGCTTTGGCTTCATCACGCCGGACGGCGGCGGCGAAGATCTGTTCGCTCATTTCTCCGAAATTCGCACGGAAGGCTTCAAGACGCTTCAGGAAAACCAGAAGGTTACCTTTGAAGTGAAGACTGGCCCGAAGGGCAAACAAGCTGCAAACATCAAACCGGCTTAA
- a CDS encoding MFS transporter — translation MNWAARRLSGRMHYAWISVGVVFLVLLAAAGTRATPSVMMLPLEQQFGWSRATISLAISINLALYGLTGPFAAAAMQRFGVRPTVLVALATLATGVALSSLMTAPWQMVLVWGVLVGGATGVAAMTLAATVVNRWFTTHRGLAMGILTASSATGQLVFLPVLAAIAEHFGWRPVVLVVAAAAALTLPLVAWLLPERPSDLVLRPFGEPADAPPPIPVAQKNPIALAFGTLGMASKTRDFWLLAGSFFICGASTNGYIGTHLIAMCADHGMSEVQGAGLLAAMGIFDLFGTTLSGWLSDRFNARVLLFWYYGLRGLSLMFLPQAFGIDFYGLPIFAVFYGLDWVATVPPTVKLATDVYGKESAPIVFGWVVAAHQLGAAFAALGGGMLRASLGTYTVATMISGSLCIVAAVMVLRINKASRRIQAVAT, via the coding sequence ATGAATTGGGCAGCACGGCGGCTTTCGGGCCGCATGCATTACGCGTGGATATCGGTGGGCGTGGTGTTCCTGGTGTTGCTGGCCGCCGCCGGCACACGCGCGACGCCGAGCGTCATGATGCTGCCGCTCGAGCAGCAATTCGGCTGGAGCCGCGCGACCATTTCGCTCGCGATATCCATCAACCTTGCCTTGTACGGGCTGACCGGACCATTCGCTGCTGCCGCCATGCAGCGCTTCGGCGTGCGGCCGACCGTGCTGGTCGCGCTTGCTACGTTGGCGACGGGCGTGGCGTTGTCGTCGCTGATGACAGCGCCCTGGCAGATGGTGCTCGTCTGGGGCGTCCTGGTGGGGGGCGCAACCGGAGTTGCCGCGATGACGCTGGCAGCGACGGTGGTCAATCGCTGGTTCACGACCCACCGCGGCCTCGCGATGGGCATTCTCACCGCCAGTTCGGCGACCGGCCAACTGGTGTTCCTGCCAGTGCTCGCGGCCATTGCCGAGCATTTTGGCTGGCGGCCGGTCGTGCTGGTGGTTGCCGCCGCTGCGGCGCTCACGTTGCCGCTGGTCGCGTGGCTGCTGCCGGAACGTCCGTCGGACCTCGTGTTGCGCCCGTTCGGCGAACCGGCCGACGCGCCGCCGCCCATTCCCGTCGCGCAGAAAAATCCGATTGCGCTCGCGTTCGGCACGCTCGGCATGGCGAGCAAGACGCGCGATTTCTGGCTCCTGGCCGGCAGTTTTTTCATTTGCGGGGCGAGTACGAACGGGTATATCGGTACGCATCTGATTGCGATGTGCGCCGATCACGGCATGAGCGAAGTGCAGGGCGCGGGCCTTCTTGCGGCCATGGGCATCTTCGATCTTTTCGGCACGACGCTTTCCGGCTGGCTTTCGGACCGCTTCAACGCTCGCGTCCTGCTCTTCTGGTACTACGGCTTGCGCGGGTTGTCGCTGATGTTCTTGCCGCAGGCGTTCGGCATCGATTTCTACGGCTTGCCGATCTTCGCCGTGTTCTACGGACTCGATTGGGTCGCGACCGTCCCGCCCACAGTCAAGCTGGCCACCGATGTCTACGGCAAGGAATCAGCGCCGATCGTATTCGGCTGGGTCGTCGCGGCGCATCAGCTTGGCGCGGCATTTGCGGCGCTGGGCGGCGGCATGCTGCGCGCGAGCCTCGGCACCTACACGGTCGCGACCATGATTTCGGGCAGCCTGTGCATTGTCGCGGCCGTGATGGTGTTGCGCATCAACAAGGCGTCGCGGCGGATTCAGGCGGTGGCAACGTAA
- the grxD gene encoding Grx4 family monothiol glutaredoxin, with translation MDTQERIKQIVDAAPVVLFMKGTAQFPMCGFSGRAIQVLKACGVTELRTVNVLEDEGVRQGIKEFSNWPTIPQLYVKGEFIGGSDIMMEMYESGELQQLFAAA, from the coding sequence ATGGATACGCAAGAACGCATCAAGCAAATCGTCGATGCAGCACCGGTCGTGCTGTTCATGAAAGGCACGGCGCAATTCCCGATGTGCGGTTTCTCCGGCCGCGCCATCCAGGTCCTCAAGGCTTGCGGCGTGACCGAGTTGAGGACGGTCAACGTCCTGGAAGACGAAGGCGTGCGCCAGGGCATCAAGGAATTCTCGAACTGGCCGACCATTCCCCAGCTTTATGTGAAGGGTGAGTTCATCGGCGGGTCGGACATCATGATGGAAATGTACGAATCGGGCGAATTGCAGCAATTGTTTGCCGCTGCCTGA
- a CDS encoding MFS transporter: MNDTTAVSDVDQDDKASATIIETDLPGRLDRLPWGRFHTLIVAALGITWLLDGLEVTLAGAVASALKASHVLKFSNADVGIGGSAYIAGAVVGALGFGWLTDRLGRRKLFFITLFLYVAATAATAFSWDLASFVLFRFLTGAGIGGEYTAINSTIQEFTPARVRGWTDLAINGTFWVGAALGAAGSIVLLDPGLLPPDYGWRACFLIGAILGLAILFMRMWVPESPRWLITHNRVDEAKEIVEGIEAKFREHGVTLSTDPIKPLRLHVRDHTKLSEVFQSLFHSHRRRSLVGLTLMTAQAFFYNAIFFTYALVLTEFYHVPGDRIGWYVLPFAAGNFLGPLVLGRLFDVLGRRKMIAFTYGMSGILLTISGYMFEQGMLTSTTQTISWMVIFFFASSAASSAYLTVSETFPLEIRALAIAIFYAFGTALGGIAGPALFGRLIDTHQRGAVFTGYLIGSALMMLAAVVAGVWGVSAERKSLEEVARPLSSAED; this comes from the coding sequence ATGAACGACACCACCGCAGTCTCCGACGTCGACCAGGATGACAAGGCGTCCGCAACGATCATCGAAACGGATCTGCCCGGGCGGCTCGACAGGTTGCCTTGGGGGCGGTTTCACACGTTGATCGTGGCGGCGCTCGGCATCACGTGGCTGCTCGACGGGCTCGAAGTCACGCTGGCCGGTGCGGTGGCGAGTGCGCTCAAGGCGAGCCATGTGCTGAAATTTTCCAATGCCGACGTCGGCATTGGCGGCAGCGCCTACATTGCCGGCGCGGTGGTCGGCGCACTGGGTTTCGGCTGGCTCACCGACCGGCTGGGGCGCCGGAAACTCTTTTTCATCACGTTGTTTCTGTACGTGGCCGCGACCGCTGCAACCGCGTTTTCGTGGGATCTCGCGAGTTTCGTGCTGTTTCGGTTTCTTACCGGCGCGGGTATCGGCGGCGAATACACGGCGATCAACTCCACGATCCAGGAATTCACGCCCGCTCGCGTGCGCGGCTGGACGGACCTGGCAATCAACGGGACGTTCTGGGTCGGCGCGGCGCTGGGCGCGGCCGGCTCCATCGTGCTGCTCGATCCGGGCCTGCTGCCGCCCGATTACGGCTGGCGGGCGTGTTTTCTTATCGGTGCGATTCTCGGGCTGGCCATTCTCTTCATGCGCATGTGGGTGCCCGAAAGTCCGCGCTGGCTGATCACGCACAACCGCGTGGACGAGGCGAAGGAGATCGTGGAAGGCATCGAGGCGAAGTTCCGCGAGCACGGCGTGACGCTTTCGACCGATCCCATCAAGCCGCTGCGCCTGCACGTACGCGATCACACGAAGTTGAGCGAGGTGTTCCAGTCGCTGTTTCATTCTCACCGGCGCAGGTCGCTGGTCGGATTGACGTTGATGACGGCGCAAGCTTTCTTCTACAACGCGATATTTTTCACCTACGCGCTCGTGCTGACGGAGTTCTACCACGTGCCGGGCGACCGCATCGGCTGGTACGTGCTGCCGTTCGCCGCGGGCAATTTTCTCGGGCCGCTCGTTCTCGGCCGCCTCTTCGACGTCCTCGGCCGGCGCAAGATGATCGCCTTCACCTACGGCATGTCAGGCATCCTGCTGACCATCAGCGGGTACATGTTCGAGCAGGGCATGCTGACCAGCACCACGCAGACGATCTCGTGGATGGTGATTTTCTTCTTCGCGTCGTCGGCGGCAAGCTCGGCATATCTCACCGTCAGCGAAACTTTTCCGCTGGAGATTCGGGCGTTGGCTATCGCCATTTTTTATGCGTTTGGGACGGCGCTGGGGGGGATTGCCGGGCCGGCGCTGTTCGGGCGGCTCATCGATACCCATCAGCGCGGCGCCGTCTTCACGGGCTATCTGATCGGTTCTGCGTTGATGATGCTGGCAGCGGTCGTTGCAGGGGTCTGGGGGGTGTCGGCCGAGCGCAAGTCGCTGGAGGAAGTGGCCCGGCCGTTATCGTCGGCGGAGGATTGA
- a CDS encoding DODA-type extradiol aromatic ring-opening family dioxygenase: MSRLPTVFISHGAPTLPIDPSMPSAEFASFATRFERPRSILMLSAHWGTAQPVASIAEQPETIHDFYGFPRALYEIRYRAPGAPKLGKQAATLLTQAGIASAVTEHGLDHGAWVPLLLMYPDAAIPVAQLSIQPHLDPAHHYRIGRALRALRDDGVMIVGSGQITHNLRTADFGARPEDGDPRVTEFTNWFEDKMAERDIAALLDYRKQAPHAVLMHPTDEHLLPIFGALGAAGDDFVLDIQSLGTFQKTLAMTNYVFGDA, encoded by the coding sequence ATGTCCCGGCTTCCTACCGTCTTCATCTCCCACGGCGCACCGACACTGCCTATCGACCCGTCGATGCCATCGGCGGAGTTCGCTTCGTTCGCTACGCGTTTCGAGCGCCCGCGTTCAATCCTCATGCTCTCCGCTCATTGGGGCACGGCGCAGCCGGTCGCGAGCATCGCGGAACAACCGGAAACCATCCATGACTTTTATGGCTTTCCACGCGCGCTGTACGAGATCCGCTACCGCGCGCCCGGCGCGCCTAAACTTGGAAAACAAGCCGCGACGCTATTGACGCAAGCGGGCATTGCATCGGCGGTCACCGAACACGGCCTGGATCACGGCGCGTGGGTTCCGCTGTTGCTGATGTACCCGGATGCGGCCATTCCGGTCGCGCAACTATCGATACAACCGCATCTCGATCCGGCGCACCACTACCGCATAGGCCGTGCGCTGCGGGCATTGCGCGACGATGGCGTGATGATCGTGGGCTCGGGCCAGATCACGCACAACCTGCGTACGGCCGATTTCGGCGCGCGGCCGGAAGACGGGGATCCGCGTGTGACGGAATTTACGAACTGGTTCGAAGACAAAATGGCGGAGCGGGATATTGCGGCGCTGCTGGACTATCGGAAACAGGCGCCTCATGCCGTCCTGATGCATCCGACCGATGAACATCTGCTGCCGATTTTCGGCGCATTGGGCGCTGCGGGTGACGATTTCGTACTCGATATTCAGTCGCTCGGCACATTCCAAAAAACGCTGGCCATGACGAATTACGTTTTCGGCGACGCTTGA
- a CDS encoding UbiX family flavin prenyltransferase: MVADRTSPSDPVPRRLIVAITGATGSIYGVRLLETLRRLGGVETHLLISNAGWLNIQHELTLDKSTVHALADVVHNVRDVGASIASGSFATDGMIVAPCSMKTLASIALGLSDNLITRAADVVLKERRRLVLMVRETPFNLAHLRNMTSVTEMGGVIFPPLPAFYHRPGSIDEMVDQTVDRVIDMFAVGRPIATAWPGLKNAEH, from the coding sequence TTGGTCGCCGACCGTACTTCACCCTCCGACCCCGTACCGCGACGGCTGATCGTCGCGATCACCGGGGCCACGGGTTCGATCTACGGCGTGCGACTGCTTGAAACGCTGCGCCGCCTCGGCGGCGTGGAAACGCACCTGTTGATATCGAATGCGGGTTGGCTGAATATCCAGCACGAACTGACACTCGATAAATCCACCGTCCACGCGCTCGCGGACGTCGTGCACAACGTGCGCGATGTCGGCGCAAGCATTGCATCAGGATCGTTTGCGACGGACGGCATGATCGTCGCGCCCTGCTCCATGAAAACGCTGGCGAGCATCGCGCTGGGGTTATCGGACAATCTCATCACCCGCGCGGCTGATGTCGTGCTCAAAGAACGCCGGCGCCTTGTTTTGATGGTGCGCGAGACGCCGTTCAACCTCGCGCATCTGCGCAATATGACGTCCGTCACCGAAATGGGCGGCGTGATTTTTCCGCCGCTGCCGGCGTTTTATCACCGGCCGGGTTCTATCGATGAAATGGTCGATCAGACGGTGGATCGCGTCATCGACATGTTTGCTGTGGGGCGTCCCATCGCGACCGCTTGGCCCGGCCTGAAGAACGCCGAGCATTAA
- a CDS encoding APC family permease, whose amino-acid sequence MKSSIQRNIGPVALLLTGLGSIIGSGWLFGAWKAAKIAGPAAIVAWVIGALVILAIALTYAELGAMFPESGGMVRYARYSHGALVGFVSAWANWIAIVSVIPIEAEASIQYMSTWPYAWAHALYVDESLTPIGLGLSAMLVIVYFLLNYWGVKLFARANSMITVFKFIIPGATILGLMLTGFHSENFGTASSFAPYGWSAVLTAVATSGIVFSFNGFQSPVNLAGEARNPSKSIPFAVIGSILLALVIYVLLQVAYIGAVSPGDVLKGWSHFNFASPFAELALALNLNWLAFLLYVDAFVSPSGTGTTYMATTSRMIYAMERNNTLPKFLGSVHPLYGVPRPAMFFNLIIAFIFMFFFRGWSSLAAVISVATVISYLTGPVSLMALRRAATDLHRPLTIPGMSIIAPFAFVCASEVLYWAKWPLTGEIIVLMVVALPVYFYYQAKTGFDTWGNDLKASWWLVAYLPSMAVLSLIGSKEFGGRGLLPYGWDMALVAVLALTFYYWGVHTGYRTQYLEERESHDEILEGIGH is encoded by the coding sequence GTGAAAAGTTCTATTCAACGGAACATCGGACCAGTTGCGTTGCTGCTGACGGGTCTGGGTTCCATCATCGGCTCTGGCTGGTTGTTTGGCGCCTGGAAGGCGGCCAAGATTGCGGGGCCCGCTGCCATCGTGGCATGGGTGATCGGCGCGCTCGTGATTCTCGCCATCGCGCTCACTTATGCGGAACTCGGCGCAATGTTCCCTGAGTCCGGCGGCATGGTGCGATATGCCCGCTATTCACATGGCGCGCTGGTTGGATTCGTCAGCGCATGGGCGAACTGGATCGCGATTGTTTCGGTGATTCCTATTGAAGCGGAGGCATCGATCCAATACATGAGCACATGGCCTTATGCGTGGGCGCATGCGCTATATGTCGATGAATCTCTAACGCCGATAGGGTTGGGGTTATCGGCAATGTTGGTCATCGTTTATTTCCTTTTGAATTATTGGGGCGTGAAATTATTTGCTCGCGCCAATTCGATGATTACCGTCTTCAAGTTCATTATCCCCGGCGCGACAATTTTGGGATTGATGCTTACCGGTTTTCATTCGGAAAACTTTGGTACGGCGTCGAGTTTCGCACCTTATGGATGGTCGGCGGTATTAACCGCAGTGGCGACCAGCGGTATCGTCTTCAGTTTCAACGGTTTCCAGAGTCCAGTTAATCTGGCCGGTGAAGCCCGTAATCCGTCCAAGAGCATTCCGTTTGCGGTGATTGGTTCGATCCTGCTTGCATTGGTTATTTATGTGCTGCTGCAGGTCGCCTATATCGGCGCGGTAAGTCCAGGCGATGTGCTGAAAGGGTGGAGCCATTTCAACTTCGCTTCGCCTTTTGCAGAACTGGCATTGGCGCTGAACCTCAACTGGCTTGCGTTCCTGCTTTATGTCGATGCATTCGTGAGTCCCAGCGGCACCGGCACCACGTATATGGCGACCACGTCGCGCATGATCTACGCAATGGAACGCAACAACACGTTGCCGAAGTTCCTGGGCAGCGTACATCCGCTTTACGGCGTGCCGCGTCCGGCGATGTTCTTCAACTTGATCATCGCGTTCATCTTCATGTTCTTCTTCCGCGGGTGGAGCTCGCTGGCGGCGGTGATTTCGGTTGCCACCGTGATCTCCTATCTGACTGGACCGGTCAGCCTGATGGCGTTGCGCCGGGCGGCGACGGATTTACATCGGCCATTGACGATTCCGGGCATGAGCATCATTGCGCCGTTCGCGTTCGTGTGCGCGTCTGAAGTGTTGTATTGGGCGAAATGGCCGCTGACCGGTGAAATCATCGTGTTGATGGTGGTTGCGCTGCCAGTTTATTTCTACTATCAAGCTAAAACTGGTTTCGATACTTGGGGAAATGACCTGAAAGCCTCGTGGTGGCTGGTGGCATATTTGCCGTCTATGGCGGTTTTATCGCTGATCGGCAGCAAGGAATTCGGCGGCCGTGGATTATTGCCGTATGGCTGGGATATGGCCCTTGTGGCAGTCCTCGCGCTCACGTTTTATTATTGGGGCGTGCATACCGGGTACAGGACGCAATATCTCGAAGAGCGTGAAAGCCACGATGAAATCCTGGAAGGTATCGGTCATTGA
- a CDS encoding TetR/AcrR family transcriptional regulator — protein sequence MDGATAQEQLLDAAERLFYRDGIRAISVDAVVERAGVNKMSVYRQFSSKDDLVVAYLTRMDERFRERVEASFAKHPGDAAKGLVQGITDLVERASRPDYRGCPFVNVACEFADREHPARVSVARNKAYLIGRLLALSEASGAADPQSLADSLALLIEGIYASSQTFGPGCGPMRSAPRTAQTLVRAACAEGQVEQ from the coding sequence ATGGACGGCGCAACTGCGCAAGAGCAACTGCTCGACGCGGCAGAACGGCTCTTTTATCGCGACGGCATTCGCGCAATCAGCGTCGATGCCGTCGTGGAACGCGCCGGCGTGAACAAGATGAGCGTCTACCGGCAGTTTTCGTCGAAGGACGATCTGGTCGTGGCGTATCTCACGCGCATGGACGAGCGGTTCCGCGAGCGCGTCGAGGCGAGCTTCGCAAAGCATCCCGGCGATGCCGCCAAGGGTCTCGTGCAAGGCATCACGGATCTGGTGGAACGCGCGTCGCGGCCGGATTACCGTGGCTGCCCGTTCGTGAACGTGGCGTGCGAATTCGCGGATCGCGAACATCCGGCGCGGGTATCGGTTGCGCGCAACAAGGCTTATCTGATTGGACGATTACTGGCGCTGTCAGAAGCATCCGGCGCCGCCGATCCACAATCGCTCGCCGATTCGCTCGCGTTGCTGATCGAGGGCATCTACGCGTCAAGCCAGACTTTCGGGCCGGGGTGCGGTCCAATGCGCAGCGCGCCTCGCACAGCGCAGACGCTCGTACGCGCCGCTTGCGCCGAAGGCCAGGTGGAACAATGA
- a CDS encoding nitroreductase family protein — MTEKIAPTEVAIDPLLAGRWSPRAISNKAVSREQLHSLLEAARWAPSSYNMQPWRFVVFDRSHDQAAFDKAFATLVPFNQGWNANVPVLVCVLAKTLTSKGEVNRTAPYDTGAAAFSLALQAHSLGLVAHQMSGFDTNAFRETFSPPDDVEVIAMIAVGHPGDPATLDDALRERELAPRARVALSEIAFDGAWGKAFK; from the coding sequence ATGACTGAAAAAATCGCTCCTACCGAAGTCGCTATCGACCCGTTGCTCGCCGGCCGATGGAGCCCGCGGGCGATATCGAACAAGGCGGTAAGCCGCGAGCAGTTGCACAGTCTTCTGGAAGCCGCGCGCTGGGCGCCGTCTTCGTACAACATGCAGCCGTGGCGCTTCGTCGTCTTTGACCGGAGCCACGATCAAGCCGCGTTCGACAAGGCCTTCGCCACGCTCGTCCCGTTCAATCAGGGCTGGAACGCCAACGTGCCGGTACTGGTTTGCGTGCTGGCGAAGACGCTGACATCGAAGGGAGAAGTGAACCGCACGGCGCCTTATGACACGGGCGCGGCCGCGTTCTCGCTGGCGCTGCAGGCGCATTCACTCGGGCTTGTCGCGCACCAGATGAGCGGTTTCGACACCAATGCGTTCCGCGAAACCTTCTCGCCGCCGGACGACGTCGAAGTCATCGCGATGATTGCCGTGGGTCATCCGGGCGACCCGGCCACGCTCGACGACGCCCTGCGTGAACGTGAACTCGCGCCGCGTGCGCGCGTGGCGCTCAGTGAAATCGCATTCGATGGTGCCTGGGGCAAGGCGTTCAAATAA
- a CDS encoding DUF1415 domain-containing protein, translating to MNEEIIDATRHWLTRAVIGLNLCPFAKAVYVKEQIRYVVSEARSFEDVLADLEKELKHLADSDPEKIDTTLLIVPHALEDFAEYNDALHFADTLLKQLRLEGELQIASFHPDYRFDDAEPDDIENFTNRAPYPIFHLLREASIERAVDAFPDAANIYERNMATLRRLGLDGWQEHMKRDIQVKS from the coding sequence ATGAACGAAGAGATCATCGATGCAACGCGCCACTGGCTGACGCGTGCGGTAATCGGGCTGAACCTGTGTCCGTTCGCCAAAGCCGTATACGTGAAGGAGCAGATTCGCTACGTGGTCAGTGAGGCGCGTTCGTTCGAGGACGTGCTGGCCGACCTGGAAAAAGAACTCAAGCACCTTGCGGATTCCGACCCCGAAAAAATCGACACCACCTTGCTGATCGTTCCGCACGCGCTGGAAGATTTCGCTGAGTACAACGACGCGCTGCATTTCGCCGACACGCTTTTGAAACAGCTCAGGCTCGAAGGTGAACTGCAGATCGCGAGCTTCCATCCGGACTATCGATTCGATGACGCCGAACCTGACGACATCGAAAATTTCACGAACCGCGCGCCCTATCCAATCTTCCATCTGCTGCGGGAAGCGAGCATCGAGCGCGCCGTCGATGCCTTCCCGGATGCCGCCAATATCTACGAACGCAACATGGCGACCTTGCGCCGTCTGGGCCTTGACGGATGGCAGGAACACATGAAGCGCGACATCCAGGTCAAGTCGTAA
- a CDS encoding class I SAM-dependent methyltransferase: MAKKSRAFNAPIASSDSSDLKPETTSTNEKHEIRPGQSIELLKELHILTRDGKMNQDSRRKLKQVYHLFQFIEPLLAEIHAKQSSVTLVDHGAGKSYLGFILYDLYFKALRDRSHIYGIETRPELVEKSEELAARLGFDGMSFLNLSVAESTTSDKLPETVDAVTALHACNTATDDAIHFALQKKAKTIVVVPCCQAEVAAVLRKNKGHSLSKNVLTEMWRHPLHTREFGSQITNVLRCLQLESHGYQVSVTELVGWEHSMKNELIIAQFKDLPRGKPAQRLSDVLETLGLDEMRERFFTT; this comes from the coding sequence ATGGCCAAGAAGTCCCGGGCGTTTAATGCGCCCATTGCATCATCGGATTCATCCGATCTAAAGCCGGAAACCACCTCGACGAATGAAAAACATGAAATTCGTCCGGGGCAATCCATCGAGCTTTTGAAGGAACTGCATATCCTTACTCGCGACGGCAAGATGAATCAAGACAGCCGCCGCAAGCTGAAACAGGTCTATCACCTGTTTCAGTTCATCGAGCCGTTGCTTGCGGAAATTCATGCGAAGCAGAGCTCGGTGACGCTGGTCGATCATGGTGCTGGCAAGTCCTACCTTGGCTTCATTCTCTACGATCTCTACTTCAAAGCTCTGCGCGATCGGTCACATATCTATGGAATTGAGACGCGCCCGGAACTGGTTGAAAAGTCGGAGGAATTGGCCGCGCGGCTGGGCTTCGACGGGATGTCGTTTCTGAATCTGTCGGTGGCCGAATCGACTACGTCGGACAAGTTGCCCGAGACCGTGGACGCGGTCACGGCCTTGCACGCGTGCAATACCGCAACCGATGACGCCATTCATTTCGCCCTGCAGAAAAAGGCGAAAACGATCGTGGTCGTGCCGTGTTGCCAGGCGGAAGTGGCCGCTGTCCTGCGCAAGAACAAGGGCCATTCGTTATCGAAGAATGTGCTGACTGAAATGTGGCGGCATCCGCTGCATACACGCGAATTTGGCAGCCAGATCACGAACGTGCTGCGATGTCTGCAACTTGAGTCGCATGGCTACCAGGTCAGCGTGACGGAACTCGTCGGCTGGGAACATTCGATGAAAAACGAATTGATCATCGCGCAGTTCAAGGACTTGCCGCGCGGCAAGCCTGCGCAACGCCTGTCCGATGTACTCGAAACACTCGGCCTTGACGAGATGCGCGAGCGCTTCTTTACGACTTGA